One Mycobacterium marseillense DNA window includes the following coding sequences:
- the gcvH gene encoding glycine cleavage system protein GcvH: MSDIPPDLHYTAEHEWVRRSGDDTVRVGITDFAQSALGDVVFVQLPDVGAELTAGESFGEVESTKSVSDLYAPVSGKVSAVNTDLDGSPQLVNSDPYGAGWLLDVQVSDVAEAESAISSLLDAEAYRGTLTE; encoded by the coding sequence GTGAGCGATATCCCGCCCGATCTGCACTACACGGCCGAACACGAGTGGGTTCGTCGAAGTGGTGATGACACCGTGCGGGTGGGCATCACCGACTTTGCGCAGTCGGCCCTGGGTGATGTCGTTTTCGTGCAATTGCCCGACGTGGGCGCCGAGCTGACCGCGGGTGAATCCTTCGGCGAGGTCGAATCCACGAAATCGGTGTCGGATTTGTACGCCCCGGTGTCGGGCAAAGTGTCGGCCGTCAACACCGATCTCGACGGCAGCCCGCAGCTGGTCAACTCCGATCCGTACGGGGCCGGCTGGTTGCTGGATGTGCAGGTATCCGACGTCGCCGAAGCGGAGTCTGCCATTTCCTCGTTGCTCGACGCGGAGGCCTACCGCGGAACGCTGACCGAATGA
- a CDS encoding DUF881 domain-containing protein, which yields MNRDPADHDAGQSAGEPTRPAHPDADATPDQGAPRGRHELRGKPARTGLSGMLRGGRSRLGFGTLAVLLCLLLGIAIVTQVRQTESGDSLDTARPADLLVLLDSLRQREGTLRGEVNELENTLNSLQASGNNDQAAIQSAQSRLAALSILVGAVGATGPGVTVTIEDPGPGVSPEAMLDVLNELRAAGAEAIEVNDAHQSVRVGVDTWVAGMPGSLTIDSKTLSPAYSILAIGDPPTLAAAMNIPGGAQDTVKRVGARMSVQQADRVDVTTLRQPKPHQYAQPVK from the coding sequence GTGAACCGGGATCCCGCGGACCACGACGCCGGCCAAAGTGCTGGCGAGCCAACGCGGCCCGCGCACCCGGACGCCGACGCGACACCGGATCAGGGCGCGCCGCGCGGACGTCACGAACTGCGCGGGAAGCCCGCCCGTACCGGACTGTCCGGCATGCTGCGCGGCGGTCGATCCCGGCTCGGTTTCGGCACGTTGGCCGTCCTGCTGTGTCTGCTCCTGGGCATCGCGATCGTCACCCAGGTCCGCCAGACCGAGTCGGGCGACTCGCTGGACACGGCCCGCCCCGCCGACCTATTGGTGCTGCTGGATTCGTTGCGGCAGCGCGAAGGCACACTTCGCGGCGAGGTCAACGAGCTGGAGAACACGCTGAATTCGCTGCAGGCGTCCGGCAACAACGACCAGGCCGCCATCCAGTCCGCTCAATCCAGGCTGGCGGCGCTGTCGATCCTGGTCGGCGCCGTGGGCGCCACCGGGCCCGGCGTCACCGTCACGATCGAGGACCCCGGGCCGGGGGTGTCTCCCGAGGCGATGCTCGACGTGCTCAACGAGCTGCGTGCCGCCGGGGCCGAGGCGATCGAAGTCAACGATGCGCACCAGTCCGTGCGGGTGGGCGTCGACACCTGGGTCGCGGGCATGCCCGGGTCGCTGACCATCGATTCCAAAACGCTGTCGCCCGCGTATTCGATTCTGGCGATTGGTGATCCGCCCACCCTGGCCGCGGCGATGAACATTCCCGGTGGCGCACAGGACACGGTCAAGCGGGTCGGCGCGCGGATGTCCGTCCAGCAGGCCGACCGGGTGGACGTGACCACCTTGCGGCAACCAAAACCGCACCAATACGCTCAGCCCGTCAAGTGA
- a CDS encoding small basic family protein — translation MIGIAALAIGIVLGLVFHPAVPEVVQPYLPIAVVAALDAVFGGLRAYLERIFDPKVFVISFVFNVFVAALIVYVGDQLGVGTQLSTAIIVVLGIRIFGNAAALRRRLFGA, via the coding sequence ATGATCGGTATCGCGGCGCTGGCGATCGGCATCGTGCTGGGCCTGGTTTTTCACCCCGCGGTGCCCGAGGTCGTGCAGCCCTATCTGCCGATCGCGGTGGTCGCGGCCCTCGATGCCGTATTCGGTGGGCTGCGTGCCTATCTGGAACGGATCTTCGATCCGAAGGTCTTCGTGATCTCGTTCGTGTTCAACGTCTTCGTGGCCGCGCTCATCGTCTACGTCGGCGATCAACTGGGCGTGGGCACCCAGTTGTCCACGGCCATCATCGTCGTGCTGGGTATCCGCATCTTCGGCAACGCCGCGGCCTTGCGCCGGCGGCTGTTCGGGGCGTGA
- a CDS encoding DUF881 domain-containing protein encodes MADADRLLGGYDPNAGHSAHVAARPPQIPVPSLLRALLSEHLDPGYAAATAKRAATEGPRGGRHRAFGWLWQALAALLIATVFAAAVAQARSVAPGVRDAQQLLLGNVRATEGSATKLAQRRNQLSTRLDDVQRHALADDAEGQRLLKRLDALSLAAASTAVIGPGLKLTVTDPGAGPNLSDVSKQRVSGSRQIILDRDLQLVVNSLWASGAEAISVGGVRIGPNVTIRQAGGAILVDNTPTSSPYTILAIGPPRSMRDVFDNSPGLQRLRLLEISYGVVVTVDVADGLSLPAGSVRDVKFAKQIGPQ; translated from the coding sequence ATGGCTGACGCGGATCGCCTGCTCGGCGGGTACGACCCCAACGCCGGCCACAGCGCGCACGTGGCGGCGCGGCCACCCCAGATTCCGGTGCCCTCGCTGCTGCGCGCGCTGCTGTCCGAGCACCTGGACCCCGGCTACGCCGCGGCGACGGCCAAGCGAGCCGCCACCGAGGGCCCGCGTGGCGGACGCCACCGCGCGTTCGGCTGGCTCTGGCAGGCGTTGGCGGCGCTGCTGATCGCCACGGTCTTCGCCGCCGCGGTCGCGCAGGCCCGTTCGGTCGCCCCCGGGGTGCGCGACGCCCAGCAACTGCTGTTGGGCAACGTGCGCGCGACGGAGGGCTCCGCGACCAAGTTGGCCCAGCGGCGCAACCAGCTCTCCACGCGGCTCGACGACGTGCAGCGCCACGCGCTGGCCGACGACGCCGAGGGGCAGCGGCTGCTCAAACGCCTCGACGCGCTCAGCCTGGCGGCCGCCAGCACGGCGGTCATCGGTCCCGGCCTGAAACTGACCGTGACGGATCCGGGCGCCGGCCCGAACCTTTCCGACGTGTCCAAGCAGCGGGTCAGCGGCAGCAGACAGATCATCCTCGACCGCGACCTGCAGCTGGTGGTCAACTCGTTGTGGGCCAGCGGCGCCGAGGCGATCTCGGTCGGCGGCGTGCGCATCGGACCCAACGTGACCATCCGGCAGGCCGGCGGCGCGATCCTCGTCGACAACACCCCGACCAGCAGTCCCTACACGATCCTGGCGATCGGACCGCCGCGGTCGATGCGCGACGTCTTCGACAACAGCCCGGGGCTGCAGCGGCTGAGGCTGTTGGAGATTTCCTACGGCGTGGTGGTTACGGTGGATGTCGCCGACGGTCTTTCGCTGCCTGCCGGATCCGTCCGGGATGTCAAGTTCGCCAAGCAGATTGGGCCACAGTGA
- a CDS encoding CDP-alcohol phosphatidyltransferase family protein: MEPVLPPNRVLTVPNALSAIRLALIPAFIYALLVSHAHGWAVAILMFSGASDWADGKIARLLNQSSRLGVLLDPAVDRLYMLAIPVVMAFSGIVPWWFVAILLARDGLLAATLPLLWSRGLSALPVTYIGKAATFALMSGFPLVLLGTWDALWSRVVGACGWGFLIWGLYGYLWAFVQYAVQMTLVLRRMPKVDRGSRPPAAAKVTDHG; this comes from the coding sequence ATGGAGCCGGTGCTTCCGCCCAACCGGGTGCTGACGGTCCCGAACGCGCTCAGCGCTATCCGCCTGGCGCTCATTCCGGCGTTCATCTATGCCTTGCTGGTCTCGCACGCCCACGGGTGGGCGGTGGCGATCTTGATGTTCAGTGGCGCCTCGGACTGGGCCGACGGAAAGATCGCGCGACTGCTCAATCAGTCCTCGCGGCTGGGTGTGCTGCTCGACCCGGCCGTCGACCGCCTCTACATGCTCGCCATTCCGGTCGTGATGGCGTTCAGCGGGATCGTGCCGTGGTGGTTCGTCGCCATCCTGCTGGCCCGCGACGGCCTGCTGGCCGCGACGCTCCCGCTGCTGTGGAGCCGCGGGCTCTCCGCGCTGCCGGTGACCTACATCGGGAAGGCCGCGACGTTCGCCCTCATGTCGGGCTTCCCGCTGGTGCTGCTGGGCACCTGGGACGCGCTGTGGAGCCGGGTGGTGGGCGCCTGCGGGTGGGGCTTCCTGATCTGGGGTCTGTATGGCTACCTGTGGGCGTTCGTGCAGTACGCGGTGCAGATGACGCTGGTGCTGCGGCGCATGCCCAAGGTGGATCGGGGTTCGCGCCCGCCGGCGGCGGCGAAGGTGACCGACCATGGCTGA
- the secA2 gene encoding accessory Sec system translocase SecA2 — MPKTTRAQPGRLSSRFWKLLGASTEKDRSRSLTQVNDSSEYNDEAAGLTDEQLRKATGLLNLEDLADSEDIPQFLAIAREAAERASGLRPFDVQLLGALRMLAGDVIEMATGEGKTLAGAIAAAGYAIAGRHVHVVTINDYLARRDAEWMGPLIEAMGLTVGWITAESSSEERRAAYGCDVTYASVNEIGFDVLRDQLVTDVDDLVSPNPDVALIDEADSVLVDEALVPLVLAGTTHRETPRLEIIKLVGELNADADFDTDSDSRNVHLTEAGARKVEKALGGIDLYSEEHVGTTLTEVNVALHAHVLLQRDVHYIVRDDAVHLINSSRGRIAQLQRWPDGLQAAVEAKEGIETTETGEVLDTITVQALINRYATVCGMTGTALAAGEQLRQFYKLGVSPIPPNKPNIREDESDRVYITGAAKNDAIVAHIADVNETGQPVLVGTRDVAESEDLHERLVRRGVPAVVLNAKNDAEEAQVIAEAGKFGVVTVSTQMAGRGTDIRLGGSDEADHDRVAKLGGLHVVGTGRHHTERLDNQLRGRAGRQGDPGSSVFFSSWEDDVVAANLDHNKLPMETDEDGRIVSPKAAGLLDHAQRVAEGRMLDVHANTWRYNQLIAQQRAIIVDRRDTLLRTATAREELAELAPKRYEELAEEISEERLETICRQIMLYHLDRGWADHLAYLADIRESIHLRALGRQNPLDEFHRLAVDAFASLAADAIEAAQQTFETANVVEEEPGLDLSKLARPTSTWTYMVNDNPLSDDTLSTLSLPGVFR; from the coding sequence GTGCCTAAGACCACCCGCGCTCAACCCGGCCGGCTGAGCAGCCGCTTTTGGAAGCTGCTCGGCGCCAGTACCGAAAAGGACCGCAGCCGCTCTCTCACCCAGGTCAACGACTCGTCGGAATACAACGACGAGGCGGCCGGTCTGACCGACGAGCAACTGCGCAAGGCGACCGGGCTGCTCAACCTCGAGGACCTCGCGGACTCCGAGGACATTCCGCAGTTCCTCGCCATCGCCCGGGAGGCCGCCGAGCGGGCCAGTGGGTTGCGGCCGTTCGACGTTCAGCTGCTGGGCGCGCTGCGCATGCTGGCCGGCGACGTGATCGAGATGGCCACCGGTGAGGGCAAAACCCTGGCCGGCGCGATCGCCGCCGCCGGGTACGCGATCGCCGGGCGGCACGTGCACGTCGTGACGATCAACGACTATCTGGCCCGTCGTGACGCCGAATGGATGGGTCCGCTGATCGAAGCCATGGGGCTGACGGTCGGCTGGATCACCGCCGAGTCGTCCAGCGAGGAGCGCCGGGCCGCCTACGGCTGCGACGTCACCTACGCCTCGGTCAACGAGATCGGCTTCGACGTGCTGCGGGATCAGCTGGTGACCGATGTCGACGACCTGGTGTCGCCCAACCCCGACGTGGCCCTCATCGACGAGGCCGACTCGGTGCTGGTCGACGAGGCGCTAGTGCCGCTGGTGCTGGCGGGTACCACCCATCGGGAGACCCCGCGACTCGAAATCATCAAGCTCGTCGGGGAACTCAACGCCGACGCCGATTTCGACACGGACTCAGACAGTCGCAACGTCCACCTGACCGAGGCCGGCGCGCGCAAGGTCGAAAAGGCGCTCGGCGGCATCGATCTGTACTCCGAGGAGCACGTCGGCACCACGCTGACCGAGGTCAACGTCGCGCTGCACGCGCACGTGCTGCTGCAACGCGACGTGCATTACATCGTGCGCGACGACGCGGTGCACCTGATCAATTCCTCACGCGGGCGCATCGCGCAACTGCAGCGCTGGCCCGACGGGCTGCAGGCCGCCGTCGAGGCCAAGGAGGGCATCGAGACCACCGAGACCGGCGAGGTGCTCGACACCATCACCGTGCAGGCGCTGATCAACCGCTACGCCACCGTGTGCGGCATGACCGGCACCGCGCTGGCCGCCGGGGAGCAGCTGCGCCAGTTCTACAAGCTCGGTGTGTCGCCAATTCCGCCGAACAAGCCCAACATTCGCGAAGACGAGTCCGACCGGGTCTACATCACGGGTGCGGCCAAGAACGACGCGATCGTCGCGCACATCGCCGACGTGAACGAGACCGGGCAGCCGGTGCTGGTCGGCACCCGCGATGTCGCCGAGTCCGAGGACCTGCACGAACGACTAGTCCGCCGCGGTGTGCCCGCGGTCGTGCTGAACGCGAAAAACGACGCCGAGGAAGCCCAGGTGATCGCCGAGGCAGGCAAGTTCGGCGTGGTCACCGTGTCGACGCAGATGGCCGGGCGCGGTACCGACATCCGGCTCGGGGGCTCCGACGAGGCCGACCACGACCGCGTCGCCAAGCTGGGCGGGCTGCACGTGGTGGGCACCGGCCGGCACCACACCGAGCGGCTGGACAACCAGCTGCGCGGGCGCGCCGGGCGGCAGGGCGACCCCGGGTCGTCGGTGTTCTTCTCCAGCTGGGAGGACGACGTCGTAGCGGCCAACCTGGACCACAACAAGTTGCCGATGGAAACCGACGAGGACGGCCGGATCGTCAGCCCCAAGGCAGCCGGGCTGCTCGACCATGCCCAGCGGGTCGCCGAGGGCCGCATGCTCGACGTGCACGCGAACACCTGGCGCTACAACCAGTTGATCGCCCAGCAGCGCGCCATCATCGTCGATCGACGGGATACGTTGCTGCGCACCGCGACCGCGCGAGAGGAACTCGCCGAGCTGGCGCCGAAGCGCTACGAGGAACTGGCCGAGGAGATCTCCGAAGAACGCCTCGAAACGATCTGCCGGCAGATCATGCTCTATCACCTCGACCGCGGCTGGGCCGACCATCTGGCGTACCTCGCCGATATCCGCGAGAGCATCCACTTGCGGGCGCTGGGCCGGCAGAATCCGCTGGACGAGTTTCACCGGTTGGCGGTGGACGCGTTCGCCTCGCTGGCCGCCGACGCCATCGAGGCCGCCCAGCAGACCTTCGAGACCGCGAACGTCGTCGAGGAGGAGCCGGGCCTCGACCTGTCCAAGCTGGCGCGGCCGACGTCGACGTGGACGTACATGGTCAACGACAACCCGCTGTCGGATGACACGCTGTCCACCCTGAGCCTGCCCGGCGTCTTCCGCTGA
- a CDS encoding acetolactate synthase gives MSADPSSQTVHAGRLVARRLKASGIDTVFTLSGGHLFSIYDGCRDEGIRLIDTRHEQTATFAAEGWSKVTRLPGVAALTAGPGITNGMSAMAAAQQNQSPLVVLGGRAPAQRWGMGSLQEIDHVPFVAPLARFAATAQSADDAGRLVDDALRAAVGAPSGVGFVDFPMDHVFSMADNLDVLGRPGALVDVPPGPPPDDQSVARAAALLSAAKRPVIMAGTNVWWGHGEAALLRLAEELQIPVLMNGMARGAVPADHPLAFSRVRGKALGEADVALVVGVPMDFRLGFGGVFGRETQLVVVDRAQPERRHPRPVQAELYGDLLTILAALATAGGTGHREWIEELRTAETAARAKENAELADDRVPLHPMRVYAELAPMLDRDAIVVIDAGDFGSYAGRVIDSYLPGCWLDSGPFGCLGSGPGYALAAKLAHPDRQVVLLQGDGAFGFSGMEWDTLVRHNVPVVSVVGNNGIWGLEKHPMEALYGYSVVAELRPGTRYDEVARALGAHGELVGAPGELRPALERAFASGLPAVVNVLTDPNIAYPRRSNLA, from the coding sequence ATGAGCGCCGATCCGTCCAGCCAGACCGTACATGCCGGCCGACTCGTCGCGCGCCGGCTCAAAGCCAGCGGAATCGACACCGTCTTCACGCTGTCCGGCGGTCACCTGTTCTCGATCTACGACGGCTGCCGCGACGAGGGTATCCGGCTGATCGACACCCGCCACGAACAGACCGCGACCTTCGCCGCCGAGGGCTGGTCGAAGGTGACCCGGCTGCCGGGCGTGGCGGCGCTGACCGCGGGGCCGGGCATCACCAATGGGATGAGCGCGATGGCGGCGGCGCAGCAGAACCAGTCGCCGCTGGTGGTGCTGGGTGGGCGGGCCCCTGCGCAGCGCTGGGGCATGGGCTCGCTGCAGGAGATCGACCATGTGCCATTTGTGGCGCCCCTGGCCCGTTTCGCCGCCACCGCACAGTCGGCGGACGACGCCGGTCGGTTGGTCGATGACGCGCTGCGCGCCGCGGTCGGTGCGCCGTCCGGCGTGGGATTCGTCGACTTCCCGATGGACCACGTGTTCTCCATGGCGGACAACCTCGATGTGTTGGGGCGCCCCGGGGCCCTCGTCGACGTGCCGCCCGGGCCCCCACCCGATGACCAGTCGGTGGCCCGTGCCGCCGCTCTGCTGTCCGCGGCGAAGCGACCGGTGATCATGGCCGGCACCAACGTGTGGTGGGGGCACGGGGAAGCCGCGCTGCTGCGCCTGGCCGAGGAACTCCAGATCCCGGTGCTGATGAACGGGATGGCCCGCGGCGCGGTCCCGGCCGATCATCCGCTGGCGTTCTCCCGGGTTCGCGGAAAAGCGTTGGGGGAGGCCGACGTTGCGTTGGTCGTCGGCGTGCCGATGGATTTCCGGCTGGGCTTCGGTGGGGTGTTCGGGCGAGAGACCCAACTCGTGGTGGTCGACCGTGCCCAACCTGAGCGCCGCCATCCGCGGCCGGTGCAGGCCGAGCTCTACGGCGACCTGCTGACGATCCTGGCGGCGCTGGCCACCGCCGGCGGCACCGGGCACCGGGAGTGGATCGAGGAACTCCGGACGGCCGAGACCGCGGCGCGCGCCAAGGAGAACGCCGAGCTCGCCGACGACCGCGTCCCCCTGCACCCCATGCGGGTGTACGCGGAGTTGGCGCCCATGCTGGATCGCGACGCCATCGTCGTCATCGACGCCGGCGACTTCGGGTCCTATGCCGGCCGGGTGATCGACAGCTACCTGCCGGGATGCTGGCTGGACAGTGGCCCGTTCGGCTGCCTGGGGTCGGGCCCGGGCTACGCCCTGGCCGCCAAGCTGGCCCACCCGGATCGGCAGGTGGTCCTGTTGCAGGGTGACGGCGCGTTCGGCTTCAGCGGGATGGAGTGGGACACCCTGGTTCGCCACAACGTGCCCGTCGTCTCCGTGGTCGGCAACAACGGAATCTGGGGTTTGGAAAAACACCCCATGGAAGCGCTGTACGGCTATTCGGTGGTGGCCGAGCTGCGCCCCGGGACCCGCTACGACGAGGTGGCGCGCGCCCTGGGCGCCCACGGCGAGCTGGTGGGCGCGCCCGGCGAGCTGCGGCCCGCCCTGGAGCGGGCCTTCGCCAGCGGCCTGCCCGCCGTGGTCAACGTACTCACCGACCCGAACATCGCCTATCCACGCCGATCCAACCTCGCGTGA